One genomic segment of Paraburkholderia hospita includes these proteins:
- a CDS encoding dicarboxylate/amino acid:cation symporter: protein MSNGAVMTSRTTATKKPFYRALYFHVLVAILLGVLLGHFMPSLAVQMKPLGDAFIKLIKMVIGPIIFCTVVTGIAGMGDMKKVGRVGGKALLYFEVVSTLSLVVGLVAGHLFHPGSGFNLDPAKIDTKALTGYTTAAHQQNTVEFLMHIIPDTVSGAFTSGNVLQILLVSVLFGAALAAAGERGRPLVTMIEGFAHTFFGIVHIIMKVAAIGAFGSIAFTIGTYGIGAVLPLLKLIGAFYLTLVVFVLVVLGAISRMLGFSILRFMGYIREEILIVLGTSSSEAALPQMLEKLERLGCSKSVVGLVIPAGYSFNLDGTNIYLTMAVLFIAQAFNVELSLTQQLTLVGVAMLTSKGASGVAGAAFVMLTSTLLVFPLIPVSGMVLILGIHRFMGTGLAIVNTIGNGVATLVVSAWEHELDRSKLNAEMLRRRAG, encoded by the coding sequence ATGAGTAACGGTGCAGTCATGACGTCGCGCACAACGGCGACGAAGAAGCCTTTTTATCGCGCGCTGTATTTCCATGTGCTCGTCGCGATTCTGCTCGGCGTGCTGCTCGGCCATTTCATGCCGTCGCTGGCAGTGCAAATGAAGCCGCTCGGCGACGCGTTCATCAAGCTGATCAAGATGGTGATCGGCCCGATCATCTTTTGCACCGTCGTCACGGGCATCGCGGGCATGGGTGACATGAAGAAGGTCGGCCGCGTGGGCGGCAAGGCGCTGCTGTATTTCGAAGTGGTGTCGACGCTGTCGCTGGTGGTCGGTCTGGTTGCAGGGCATCTGTTTCATCCTGGCAGCGGTTTCAACCTGGACCCGGCGAAGATCGATACGAAAGCACTGACGGGTTACACCACGGCCGCGCATCAGCAGAACACGGTCGAGTTTCTGATGCACATCATTCCCGACACGGTTTCGGGTGCGTTCACGTCCGGCAATGTGCTGCAAATCCTTCTGGTCTCGGTGCTGTTCGGTGCTGCGCTCGCGGCCGCAGGCGAGCGCGGACGACCGCTCGTCACGATGATCGAAGGCTTCGCGCATACGTTCTTCGGCATCGTGCACATCATCATGAAGGTCGCGGCAATCGGTGCGTTCGGCTCGATTGCCTTCACGATCGGCACGTACGGCATCGGTGCAGTGCTGCCGTTGCTGAAGCTGATCGGTGCGTTCTATCTGACGCTCGTCGTCTTCGTGCTGGTGGTGCTCGGCGCGATCTCCCGGATGCTTGGTTTCAGCATCCTGCGCTTCATGGGCTATATCCGCGAAGAAATTCTGATCGTGCTTGGTACGAGTTCGTCCGAGGCCGCGTTGCCGCAGATGCTCGAAAAACTCGAACGTCTCGGCTGTTCGAAATCGGTGGTGGGTCTCGTGATTCCAGCGGGCTATTCGTTCAACCTCGACGGCACGAACATCTACCTGACGATGGCGGTGCTCTTCATCGCGCAGGCATTCAACGTCGAACTCAGCCTGACGCAGCAACTGACGCTGGTTGGCGTGGCGATGCTGACGTCGAAGGGCGCTAGCGGTGTGGCGGGCGCGGCGTTCGTCATGCTGACGTCGACGTTGCTGGTTTTCCCGCTGATTCCTGTATCGGGAATGGTGCTGATTCTCGGCATTCACCGCTTCATGGGCACCGGGCTCGCGATCGTCAACACGATCGGCAACGGTGTCGCGACGCTGGTCGTGTCCGCATGGGAACACGAACTCGACCGTTCCAAACTGAACGCCGAAATGCTGCGCCGTCGCGCGGGATGA